A stretch of the Aegilops tauschii subsp. strangulata cultivar AL8/78 chromosome 4, Aet v6.0, whole genome shotgun sequence genome encodes the following:
- the LOC109746955 gene encoding uncharacterized protein isoform X1: protein MPCQIFTLMCRGTTICHVATSGLCIRRQTVVTEIEGDIDSIPLHSFEFVNFKDLRSRCGNNSLLTDVLGHVVDVREIEGVKKRSRLLEICNASIRDLRGKVVGVTLYRDIASGFFEDMLEKGQGASVVAVFTGMAVDSSSSVCSTTSSEYYLDLEIPEVQEFRANLLIQQGNPVPEKTPAQKLAESWRTIEQLKSLDPEEYDEDTMFLCRVSLIDIDCSSGWCYLGCDTCQKSMYGAPRKYKCGRCTGPQGNISAADVARSRGQFNGTS from the exons ATGCCTTGTCAGATTTTCACGTTGATGTGCAGAGGGACTACTATATGTCATGTAGCAACGAGTGGACTATGTATTAGGAGGCAGACTGTGGTCACTGAGATAGAAGGAGATATTGATTCAATACCCCTCCACAGCTTTGAGTTTGTTAATTTTAAGGATCTCCGTTCTAGGTGTGGCAACAATAGCTTATTGACAG ATGTTCTGGGACACGTAGTAGATGTTCGGGAGATAGAGGGGGTCAAAAAAAGATCCCGCCTTTTAGAAATCTGTAATGCAAGCATTCGGGATTTGAG AGGAAAGGTAGTGGGTGTCACACTGTATCGAGATATTGCTTCTGGGTTTTTTGAGGATATGCTTGAGAAAGGCCAAGGTGCCTCAGTTGTTGCTGTCTTTACAGGGATGGCTGTTGATTCTTCATCATCAG TTTGCTCTACAACATCTTCAGAGTACTACCTTGATTTGGAAATACCAGAGGTGCAAGAATTCCGTGCGAA TTTGCTCATTCAGCAGGGAAACCCTGTTCCAGAAAAAACTCCAGCTCAGAAGTTGGCCGAGAGTTGGCGAACAATCGAACAGCTAAAAAGCCTTGATCCAGAAGAGTACGATGAG GATACCATGTTTTTGTGCAGAGTCTCCCTGATAGACATAGATTGCAGCAGTGGCTGGTGCTATCTTGGATGCGACACCTGCCAAAAGTCGATGTACGGGGCCCCAAGGAAATATAAGTGCGGTCGATGTACGGGGCCCCAAGGAAATATAAGTGCGGCCGATGTGGCCCGATCAAGAGGCCAATTCAATG GTACAAGCTGA
- the LOC109746955 gene encoding uncharacterized protein isoform X2 gives MPCQIFTLMCRGTTICHVATSGLCIRRQTVVTEIEGDIDSIPLHSFEFVNFKDLRSRCGNNSLLTDVLGHVVDVREIEGVKKRSRLLEICNASIRDLRGKVVGVTLYRDIASGFFEDMLEKGQGASVVAVFTGMAVDSSSSEYYLDLEIPEVQEFRANLLIQQGNPVPEKTPAQKLAESWRTIEQLKSLDPEEYDEDTMFLCRVSLIDIDCSSGWCYLGCDTCQKSMYGAPRKYKCGRCTGPQGNISAADVARSRGQFNGTS, from the exons ATGCCTTGTCAGATTTTCACGTTGATGTGCAGAGGGACTACTATATGTCATGTAGCAACGAGTGGACTATGTATTAGGAGGCAGACTGTGGTCACTGAGATAGAAGGAGATATTGATTCAATACCCCTCCACAGCTTTGAGTTTGTTAATTTTAAGGATCTCCGTTCTAGGTGTGGCAACAATAGCTTATTGACAG ATGTTCTGGGACACGTAGTAGATGTTCGGGAGATAGAGGGGGTCAAAAAAAGATCCCGCCTTTTAGAAATCTGTAATGCAAGCATTCGGGATTTGAG AGGAAAGGTAGTGGGTGTCACACTGTATCGAGATATTGCTTCTGGGTTTTTTGAGGATATGCTTGAGAAAGGCCAAGGTGCCTCAGTTGTTGCTGTCTTTACAGGGATGGCTGTTGATTCTTCATCATCAG AGTACTACCTTGATTTGGAAATACCAGAGGTGCAAGAATTCCGTGCGAA TTTGCTCATTCAGCAGGGAAACCCTGTTCCAGAAAAAACTCCAGCTCAGAAGTTGGCCGAGAGTTGGCGAACAATCGAACAGCTAAAAAGCCTTGATCCAGAAGAGTACGATGAG GATACCATGTTTTTGTGCAGAGTCTCCCTGATAGACATAGATTGCAGCAGTGGCTGGTGCTATCTTGGATGCGACACCTGCCAAAAGTCGATGTACGGGGCCCCAAGGAAATATAAGTGCGGTCGATGTACGGGGCCCCAAGGAAATATAAGTGCGGCCGATGTGGCCCGATCAAGAGGCCAATTCAATG GTACAAGCTGA